A single genomic interval of Pyrus communis chromosome 5, drPyrComm1.1, whole genome shotgun sequence harbors:
- the LOC137733733 gene encoding disease resistance protein RUN1-like: MALVRAREASSSDSSTYHVFLSFRGEDTRKTFTDHLYEAFVSAGLRTFRDDDELERGEDIKLELPIAIQHSQSSVIVFSKDYASSKWCLDELVMILERKKASKNIVIPVFYDIDPSEVRKQTGSFAKAFSRHQKNRSLSKDRVNGWRAALAEVADLAGMVLQNENDGHEAKFIKKIVKVIEAKLSRTPLSVAPYLVGINSRVEEITLWLQDGSSNVGIFVICGIGGIGKTTIAQVVYNSNFSRFEGRSFLENIREISERPNGLVQVQMQLLYDILGGREVKIHSISEGIIKIKDVISCKKVLLVLDDVDHTSQLDAILRMQDWFYPGSKIIITTRRAGLLKSQKAVKVHNVQTLNHVESLELFSWHAFGQDHPIDGYIELSERVVRHSGGLPLALQVFGSSLSGQNLDVWESALKKLEAIPNSDIMNKLKLSYESLQDDHDKNLFLHIACFFIGKDKDVIVKILDGCGFFTIVGIQNLIDRCLVTVDEYNKVKMHQMIRDMGREIVRQESKEPEKRSRLWNHKDSLNVLREKNGSKKIEGLALNMHPADCPSRKSNMVVLETKAFKRMVKLRFLQLSYVQLNGCYEEFPNGLRWLHWLKFPLDSIPSDLLLESMVVLEMHYSSLRQIWKGIKYLPALKILDLSHSHDLIETADFSSVPNLERFILEDCVSLVYVHESIGNLEKLVYLNMKGCRNITKLPKSISMLKSLETLIVSGCSSLNEFSMEMGKMESLKVFLGDEIPISRLHTTTFPHTLVVLSLTECNLSDDAFPRDFGNLPSLQSLDLSSNPICSLPDCIRGLTKLNHLAFSRCSKLKSLVGLPRVTELVTVHSESLEKITFQTISCIPERFMHGYNFKLAEIEYWYKLEPIERVDVEMIKLLGLCNLESMKAIRMFIPDMLYRDGMIRPLEGLYEYGIFSTFLPGNEVPGRFSHTSKGSSISFTLPSLPNFKIQGLNIFSVYANSGVYNFSGMPNPVMIKISNKSKNLNWIYGPSCYGIPDDGNDMTWLSHWKFGNRLECGDEVTVSIFTHSPFLVKECGIQLVHEREVEIMSIQDYNIDPCHPFYEDLEEFVPGTYFLWGGPMVKDKDYVFSWQKEDWFRSIFGDSNEENDQEKGQQVGDKPLAIAVAAAEALVEAERASNTGGRRSCKIFVIFTAVFFLFVSLVFSRFPLSRS, encoded by the exons ATGGCTCTCGTTAGAGCTCGAGAAGCCTCGTCTTCCGATTCTAGTACTTATCACGTGTTCTTGAGTTTTAGAGGCGAAGACACTCGCAAGACTTTTACCGACCACCTCTATGAAGCCTTTGTCAGTGCAGGCCTTCGAACTTTCCGAGATGATGATGAACTTGAGAGAGGGGAAGATATTAAGTTGGAGCTGCCGATAGCAATCCAACACTCTCAAAGTTCAGTCATAGTGTTTTCAAAAGACTACGCTTCTTCCAAGTGGTGCCTTGACGAGCTTGTGATGATCCTTGAACGGAAGAAGGCGTCTAAAAATATAGTTATACCAGTGTTTTATGACATTGATCCATCGGAGGTGAGGAAGCAGACTGGATCATTTGCGAAAGCATTTTCTAGACACCAAAAAAATCGATCTTTGAGCAAGGACAGGGTAAATGGATGGAGGGCAGCACTTGCAGAAGTTGCAGATCTAGCAGGGATGGTCttacaaaatgaaaatgatgg GCATGAGGCGAAGTTTATCAAGAAAATTGTTAAAGTGATCGAAGCCAAATTAAGTCGCACGCCATTAAGTGTTGCCCCTTACCTGGTTGGTATCAATTCTCGAGTAGAAGAGATTACTTTATGGTTACAAGATGGATCATCCAATGTTGGCATATTTGTAATTTGTGGTATTGGTGGAATAGGGAAGACAACCATTGCGCAAGTTGTttacaattcaaatttttcaagatttgAAGGAAGAAGTTTCCTTGAAAACATCAGGGAAATTTCTGAAAGACCTAATGGCTTGGTACAAGTTCAAATGCAACTTCTCTATGATATATTGGGTGGGAGAGAAGTGAAGATACATAGTATTAGCGAGGGAATAATTAAGATTAAAGATGTCATTAGCTGCAAAAAAGTTCTTCTCGTTCTTGATGATGTAGATCATACGAGCCAATTAGATGCAATACTTAGAATGCAAGATTGGTTTTATCCAGGAAGTAAAATCATTATAACAACTAGGCGTGCAGGGTTGTTAAAGTCTCAGAAGGCTGTTAAGGTACATAATGTTCAAACTTTAAATCATGTTGAATCATTGGAGCTCTTTAGTTGGCATGCTTTTGGACAAGACCATCCAATTGATGGTTACATCGAACTTTCAGAAAGAGTAGTAAGGCATAGCGGTGGACTTCCATTGGCTCTTCAAGTTTTTGGTTCCTCTCTATCGGGGCAAAATTTAGATGTATGGGAAAGTGCATTGAAGAAATTGGAAGCTATTCCAAACAGTGACATCATGAATAAGCTCAAATTAAGCTACGAATCCTTACAAGATGACCATGACAAAAATTTATTCCTCCACATTGCATGTTTCTTTATTGGAAAGGATAAGGATGTCATTGTCAAGATACTAGATGGATGCGGCTTCTTTACAATTGTTGGCATTCAAAATCTCATCGACCGATGTTTGGTAACAGTTGATGAATATAATAAAGTGAAGATGCATCAAATGATTCGGGACATGGGAAGAGAAATTGTTCGCCAAGAATCGAAAGAGCCTGAGAAACGTAGCAGATTATGGAATCATAAGGATTCTCTCAATGTCTTGAGAGAAAAGAAT ggttcaaaaaaaattgaaggtctTGCCCTGAACATGCATCCTGCGGACTGCCCTTCAAGAAAATCGAATATGGTTGTCTTGGAAACCAAGGCATTTAAAAGGATGGTCAAGTTGAGATTCCTCCAGCTTAGTTATGTACAACTTAATGGATGCTATGAAGAATTTCCTAATGGATTGAGATGGTTGCATTGGCTTAAATTCCCCTTAGACTCTATACCCAGCGATCTTCTTTTAGAGAGCATGGTTGTTCTTGAAATGCACTACAGCAGCCTAAGACAAATATGGAAGGGAATAAAG TATCTTCCAGCATTAAAGATCCTTGATCTCAGCCATTCCCATGATCTCATTGAAACCGCTGACTTTTCATCGGTCCCCAATCTAGAAAGATTTATTCTTGAAGATTGTGTAAGCTTGGTTTATGTCCATGAATCCATTGGAAATCTAGAGAAGCTTGTTTACTTGAATATGAAAGGTTGCAGAAATATTACAAAGCTTCCAAAGAGCATTTCTATGCTTAAATCACTCGAAACACTTATTGTATCTGGTTGTTCGAGTCTTAATGAATTTTCCATGGAAATGGGAAAGATGGAATCTCTAAAAGTGTTTCTAGGAGATGAAATTCCAATAAGTAGATTACACACTACCACTTTTCCTCACACTTTAGTGGttttaagtctaacggaatgcAATCTTTCTGATGATGCTTTTCCAAGGGATTTTGGTAACTTACCCTCATTGCAGAGTTTGGATCTAAGTAGCAATCCAATTTGTAGCCTACCAGATTGCATCAGAGGCCTCACGAAGCTCAATCACCTTGCATTTTCCCGGTGTTCAAAGCTCAAATCGCTTGTGGGGCTACCGAGAGTTACAGAATTAGTTACAGTACATTCTGAATCCTTGGAAAAAATAACATTTCAAACAATTTCGTGCATCCCGGAGAGGTTTATGCATGGTTACAACTTTAAACTTGCTGAGATTGAGTACTGGTATAAGTTAGAACCCATTGAAAGAGTTGATGTAGAAATGATCAAACTTTTGGGATTGTGCAACTTGGAATCCATGAAAGCCATCAGGATGTTCATCCCAGATATGCTATATCGGGATGGCATGATCCGTCCCCTTGAg GGATTGTATGAATATGGTATATTCAGCACATTTCTTCCTGGAAACGAGGTTCCAGGCCGGTTCAGTCATACAAGTAAAGGGTCCTCAATATCTTTTACTTTGCCTTCACTTCCTAATTTCAAGATCCAAGGATTGAATATCTTCTCCGTCTATGCAAATTCTGGTGTGTATAATTTTTCTGGTATGCCTAATCCAGTAATGATCAAAATAAGTAACAAAAGCAAGAATCTTAATTGGATCTATGGCCCCTCCTGCTACGGCATTCCTGATGATGGAAACGACATGACATGGTTAAGCCACTGGAAGTTTGGGAATCGATTAGAATGTGGCGATGAAGTGACTGTTTCAATATTTACACATTCTCCATTTCTAGTGAAAGAGTGCGGCATCCAACTTGTGCACGAGCGAGAAGTTGAGATCATGAGCATCCAAGACTACAACATAGACCCTTGCCATCCCTTTTATGAGGATTTGGAAGAATTTGTTCCAGGAACCTACTTCCTGTGGGGTGGACCCATGGTGAAAGATAAAGACTATGTTTTTAGTTGGCAAAAGGAAGATTGGTTCCGCAGCATCTTTGGAGACTCtaatgaagagaatg ACCAAGAAAAAGGGCAGCAGGTGGGCGATAAGCCGCTTGCGATTGCAGTTGCAGCAGCAGAAGCATTGGTAGAAGCAGAGAGAGCAAGCAATACCGGCGGTCGAAGAAGCTGCAAGATTTTCGTTATATTCACCGCTGTCTTCTTTCTCTTCGTTTCTTTAGTATTCTCTCGCTTTCCTCTCTCTCGGTCATGA